A region of Paenibacillus thiaminolyticus DNA encodes the following proteins:
- a CDS encoding helix-turn-helix domain-containing protein, whose protein sequence is MLAAKTHKFSHLLRPVGHKQKMLISMLLLATIPVLVLGLTISNVLTSTIREQATLYNTTLLQHAQSKMNDQIKKIDELLLQYTYSDKRAYPGILAQFAMKELSPRHPEVVRQLQNVLVNIRSGMEHVVELDFYSFQSERILTSDNHLLTEEEFRDPLALDRARHISLQGVWIDTRTSIPANHRIDRNVLTLIRPVAEDSTERKSISGAIIAYLDADTLGNQMSAKNSYSTLSLFAVNGQGQIMLDTDRNQIGRMISADNLEQIKNAEPLAEIRTRLNGVDSVLSVLPSRNQDWYYISAIAEDELNRSADRVQGLTLGISLTFVAIAALLSLRAATSLYRPVRKLTQAIQPLRSSKQWHGQDNDNEIEQVHHAIKSMIYENRQLESSLSRYRDKMEQHTLHQYLLGSIQEHEARADIQYGSSASYIAIMLLTFDPWKLHAKYPHDDQYLLYFAVENMALELAERYGQAYSLMMKPGQLALFISHSEPLEPDQLKQASADLLHAIETYLQLTVTLSVSYSLQGLGGLPDAYRQAEQASRYRFVLHEDQAIFIHELDPALSFQLEDITESTYKILDSLKAAKLEPARAEFTHLMEGLKEGAIFSVDSVHGFFSQLLGSMLRCMEHHHAMELAPELQRMLLSTLSAQQTLGDVEAFFLTEVFGRLKTLLDEQTHPKHTERIERVIAYIHEHYDQDISLQQCADAIGLNTFQVSRLFKKHTGCNFVDYVITYRIEKAKDMLLHTDMRIQDIAAKLRYTSVQNFIRTFKKTTGTTPGQYRKQMAEQEQP, encoded by the coding sequence TTGCTTGCTGCCAAGACTCACAAGTTCTCCCATCTGCTGCGTCCGGTCGGCCATAAACAAAAGATGCTTATCTCCATGCTTCTGTTGGCGACCATCCCCGTGCTCGTGCTCGGGCTGACGATCTCGAACGTCCTGACCTCCACCATCCGGGAGCAGGCCACCCTATACAACACGACGCTGCTCCAGCACGCTCAGAGCAAAATGAACGATCAGATCAAGAAGATAGATGAACTGCTTCTTCAATATACGTATTCCGACAAGCGCGCCTATCCCGGCATTCTGGCCCAATTCGCCATGAAAGAGCTGTCGCCGCGCCATCCCGAAGTTGTCCGTCAACTGCAAAATGTGCTCGTCAATATTCGCAGCGGCATGGAGCATGTCGTCGAGCTTGATTTCTATTCCTTCCAATCCGAACGCATCCTGACCTCGGACAATCATTTGCTGACTGAGGAAGAGTTCCGCGATCCGCTCGCGCTGGACCGGGCGAGACATATCTCGCTGCAAGGCGTCTGGATCGATACTCGCACCAGCATTCCGGCTAACCATCGCATTGACCGGAACGTCTTGACGTTGATCCGGCCCGTCGCCGAAGATTCGACTGAACGGAAATCCATCTCCGGCGCCATCATCGCTTACCTTGACGCCGACACGCTCGGCAATCAGATGTCAGCGAAAAACAGCTACTCCACCCTCTCCCTGTTCGCCGTGAACGGTCAGGGCCAGATTATGCTCGACACCGATCGGAACCAGATCGGGCGCATGATAAGCGCCGACAACCTGGAGCAGATCAAGAACGCCGAGCCGCTCGCCGAGATTCGAACCCGCTTGAACGGAGTGGACTCCGTGCTAAGTGTCCTGCCCTCCCGGAATCAGGACTGGTATTACATTTCCGCCATCGCGGAAGACGAGCTGAACCGCAGCGCGGACCGGGTGCAAGGATTGACCCTCGGCATTTCATTAACCTTCGTGGCCATCGCTGCCCTGCTCTCGCTGCGCGCAGCGACCAGCCTGTACCGTCCTGTAAGGAAGCTGACCCAGGCGATCCAGCCGCTCCGTTCGTCCAAGCAATGGCATGGACAGGACAACGATAATGAGATCGAGCAGGTGCATCACGCGATCAAGTCGATGATCTACGAGAACCGGCAGCTCGAGAGCAGCCTGAGCCGCTATCGCGACAAAATGGAGCAGCACACGTTGCATCAATATTTGCTGGGCAGCATTCAGGAGCATGAGGCGCGGGCAGACATCCAGTACGGCAGCAGCGCGTCCTACATCGCCATCATGCTGCTGACCTTCGATCCTTGGAAGCTGCATGCGAAGTACCCGCATGACGATCAGTACCTGCTTTATTTCGCGGTCGAGAACATGGCGCTGGAGCTGGCGGAACGCTACGGCCAAGCGTATTCGCTCATGATGAAGCCGGGGCAGTTGGCCCTCTTCATCTCCCATTCCGAGCCGCTTGAGCCGGATCAATTGAAGCAGGCGAGCGCCGATCTGCTCCATGCGATCGAGACCTATTTGCAGCTGACGGTGACGCTCTCCGTCTCCTACTCGCTCCAAGGACTCGGCGGACTGCCCGATGCCTACCGGCAAGCCGAGCAAGCTTCGCGTTACCGGTTCGTGCTGCATGAGGATCAAGCGATCTTCATCCATGAGCTGGACCCGGCGCTCAGCTTCCAGCTGGAGGATATCACGGAATCGACGTACAAAATCTTGGACAGCCTGAAGGCCGCGAAGCTCGAGCCTGCCCGGGCCGAGTTCACCCACCTGATGGAGGGACTGAAGGAAGGCGCCATCTTCTCCGTTGATTCGGTGCACGGCTTCTTCTCCCAACTGCTCGGCTCGATGCTGCGCTGCATGGAACACCATCACGCCATGGAGTTGGCGCCGGAGCTGCAGCGCATGCTGCTCAGCACCCTGTCCGCCCAGCAGACGCTCGGCGATGTGGAAGCCTTCTTCCTGACCGAGGTGTTCGGGCGGCTGAAAACATTGCTGGACGAGCAGACCCACCCGAAGCATACGGAACGGATTGAGCGTGTCATCGCCTATATTCATGAGCATTATGATCAGGACATCTCGCTGCAGCAATGCGCTGACGCCATCGGGCTGAACACCTTCCAGGTCAGCCGCTTGTTCAAGAAGCATACCGGCTGCAACTTCGTGGACTACGTCATTACATACCGCATTGAGAAGGCGAAGGACATGCTGCTTCATACCGATATGCGCATTCAGGATATCGCCGCCAAGCTGCGCTACACATCGGTGCAGAACTTCATCCGCACGTTCAAAAAGACGACGGGCACGACGCCGGGACAATACCGCAAGCAGATGGCCGAACAGGAACAACCATAG